A genome region from Thermodesulfobacteriota bacterium includes the following:
- a CDS encoding DUF1428 domain-containing protein yields MRYVDGFLIVVPKGKLDQYRRMAEQGRDIWMKHGALDYKECVGDDLDPKMGEMELLPFPKLTGLTADEALIFSFIVYRSRQHRDEVNAKVMSDPAMSPEKMKDKPMPFDMKRFSYGGFEALVDV; encoded by the coding sequence ATGAGATACGTCGACGGCTTCCTGATCGTGGTGCCCAAGGGCAAGCTCGACCAATATCGAAGGATGGCCGAACAGGGCCGGGACATCTGGATGAAGCACGGAGCCCTCGACTACAAGGAATGCGTCGGAGACGACCTCGACCCGAAAATGGGCGAGATGGAGTTGTTGCCATTTCCAAAGCTGACCGGCCTCACTGCGGACGAGGCGCTCATCTTCTCCTTCATCGTCTACCGCTCGAGGCAGCATCGCGACGAAGTCAACGCGAAGGTCATGAGCGACCCGGCCATGAGTCCGGAGAAGATGAAGGACAAGCCGATGCCCTTCGACATGAAGCGGTTCAGCTACGGAGGGTTCGAGGCCCTCGTCGACGTTTAG